In the genome of Bradyrhizobium arachidis, one region contains:
- a CDS encoding exopolysaccharide biosynthesis protein, producing the protein MVLSATLVFIPIPLSNVVPALVIALISLAYLEEDGVLSLDRLAGRRHLCGRDGGSLADGRRRKMDHRSLVATCRW; encoded by the coding sequence GTGGTACTGAGCGCTACTCTGGTCTTCATTCCAATACCCCTGAGCAACGTCGTCCCCGCTTTGGTGATTGCCTTGATCTCCCTTGCCTATCTCGAGGAGGATGGGGTCCTGTCTCTCGATCGCCTTGCTGGCCGCCGCCATTTGTGCGGTCGCGACGGCGGTAGTTTGGCAGACGGTCGTCGGCGCAAAATGGATCATCGATCTCTGGTAGCGACCTGTCGCTGGTAA